A DNA window from Agarivorans sp. TSD2052 contains the following coding sequences:
- a CDS encoding DUF4397 domain-containing protein, whose protein sequence is MKLVKSGLLIGSAVLLAACGSDDDHVTVPLSFVRVTHASADAPMVEVKANGETFAGLNMVDYRQGSAWVPVTSGSYDISVDAILPGDNAEVIAANLEFSPEMQYDIIALNTAAALEPVVLSRSNIAVDSGSVRIDVLHGHPGVGGVDIYLSTEDDITGVDAAVTNLEFKIDSADLPVTVPADTYRIRITGTGDKTVVFDSGDIAIAGGSDLMLTAVPNTDMGGLSPVNLLLADGNEVGIVRDMGETSHVRVVHAVDDAPAVDVLASDAAVAGLTNIMFKEFRSIDLPATTYDLSVAASVDNSLVVIDAPGVMLDAGAETSIYAVGKLNAISDNTIEPLVIAEDLRSVALYSKIRVVHASPTAAGLGLVDIHASADGNFSADTAVLSGVDFKGTAVLNVPAGAYTFAVILASDDTYTPAVMSMATVANGAVYSAVATDDFTGLVLNVDTMAP, encoded by the coding sequence ATGAAACTTGTAAAATCAGGCTTACTAATCGGCTCTGCAGTTCTGCTAGCAGCATGTGGCAGCGACGATGACCACGTTACCGTACCTTTGTCGTTTGTTCGTGTCACCCATGCCAGTGCAGACGCTCCGATGGTTGAAGTAAAAGCGAACGGTGAAACATTTGCTGGATTAAATATGGTTGATTACCGCCAAGGTAGTGCTTGGGTACCGGTTACTTCTGGTAGTTATGATATTAGTGTTGACGCCATTCTTCCTGGTGATAATGCTGAAGTGATAGCTGCAAACTTGGAATTCTCGCCGGAAATGCAGTATGACATTATTGCGTTAAATACGGCTGCTGCACTTGAGCCGGTTGTCTTGTCGAGAAGTAACATTGCGGTAGATTCTGGCAGTGTACGTATTGATGTATTGCATGGCCACCCAGGAGTAGGTGGTGTAGATATCTACCTGTCTACCGAAGATGATATTACTGGTGTAGACGCAGCAGTGACTAACCTAGAATTTAAAATCGACAGTGCCGATTTACCCGTAACCGTACCAGCAGATACCTACCGAATTCGCATTACCGGTACTGGTGACAAAACAGTGGTGTTTGATAGTGGAGACATAGCTATTGCTGGTGGTAGTGACTTAATGCTAACCGCCGTGCCTAATACCGACATGGGGGGCTTGTCTCCGGTAAACCTATTGTTGGCCGACGGTAACGAAGTCGGTATTGTACGAGACATGGGCGAAACCAGCCATGTTCGGGTTGTACATGCCGTAGATGACGCGCCAGCGGTTGATGTTTTGGCTAGTGATGCGGCGGTAGCTGGCCTAACCAATATTATGTTTAAAGAGTTTCGTAGCATCGACTTACCGGCCACGACTTATGACCTAAGTGTGGCTGCCAGTGTCGATAATAGTTTGGTGGTGATTGATGCCCCTGGAGTGATGTTAGACGCCGGCGCTGAAACCAGTATCTATGCGGTGGGTAAACTAAACGCTATTAGCGATAATACCATTGAACCGTTAGTGATAGCCGAAGATTTACGCTCGGTAGCCTTATACTCTAAGATTCGTGTAGTGCATGCTAGCCCGACCGCCGCAGGCTTAGGTTTGGTAGACATTCATGCCTCTGCCGATGGTAACTTTAGCGCAGATACGGCGGTATTGTCAGGGGTTGATTTTAAAGGTACAGCTGTACTTAATGTACCCGCAGGCGCATACACCTTTGCTGTGATTTTGGCCAGTGATGATACTTACACCCCAGCGGTCATGAGCATGGCTACTGTGGCCAATGGCGCAGTATACTCAGCGGTGGCTACCGATGATTTTACAGGCCTAGTGCTTAACGTGGACACTATGGCTCCTTAG
- a CDS encoding DUF1993 family protein translates to MPPYSNTTLYSASVPVFIHYLGQIALLLEQMDSFANEQQLAESALLDARLADNMFSLGQQLSTAINFSLRACCPLAREDIVSFNAETLSVDSLRLQVQHSIQYLQQLKTEQFIGAEELRITTTAGFAKLELTGLRYLQLYMLPNFFFHYSMCYAILRQLGCPLSKQDFDGFHLYPSDFSF, encoded by the coding sequence ATGCCCCCTTATTCTAACACTACCTTGTACTCGGCGTCGGTGCCGGTGTTTATTCATTATTTAGGACAAATAGCCCTTTTGCTGGAACAGATGGACAGTTTTGCTAACGAACAGCAATTAGCAGAATCGGCGTTGTTGGACGCTCGCTTAGCCGACAACATGTTTTCGCTGGGCCAGCAATTGAGTACCGCTATTAATTTTTCCCTGCGCGCTTGTTGCCCTTTAGCGAGGGAAGACATCGTGAGCTTCAATGCTGAAACGCTAAGTGTGGATAGCTTAAGGTTACAAGTTCAACACTCTATTCAGTATTTACAACAGCTAAAGACTGAACAGTTTATTGGCGCCGAAGAGTTACGCATAACTACCACTGCGGGCTTTGCCAAATTGGAGTTGACCGGCTTGCGCTACTTACAGCTTTACATGTTGCCAAACTTTTTCTTTCATTATTCGATGTGTTACGCCATTTTACGTCAGTTAGGGTGCCCGTTAAGTAAGCAGGATTTTGATGGTTTTCACCTCTACCCCAGTGATTTTAGCTTTTAA
- a CDS encoding GNAT family N-acetyltransferase, which translates to MHPEYYISTNKAELDIDLIYHVLHHSYWAKGIPKATVEQSIENSLNFAVYDYNKQQVGFARVISDYSTFAYLADVFVLEEHQGKGLAKALMHRIMAHPKLQGIRRFKLATQDAHSLYEQFGFTELAHPEIHMERWQPNFYLLPKS; encoded by the coding sequence ATGCATCCAGAATATTACATTAGCACTAATAAGGCCGAGTTAGATATAGACCTTATTTATCATGTGCTACATCATTCTTATTGGGCCAAAGGTATCCCTAAAGCTACTGTAGAGCAGTCTATCGAAAACTCGTTAAACTTCGCGGTATATGATTACAATAAACAGCAAGTGGGTTTTGCTCGAGTGATTAGTGACTATAGCACTTTTGCCTATTTAGCCGATGTGTTTGTATTAGAGGAACATCAAGGCAAGGGCTTAGCTAAAGCTTTAATGCACCGTATTATGGCTCACCCAAAATTACAGGGTATTCGCCGCTTTAAACTAGCCACTCAAGATGCTCATTCTTTATATGAACAATTTGGTTTTACCGAATTGGCTCACCCCGAAATCCACATGGAGCGCTGGCAGCCCAATTTTTATTTGTTGCCTAAAAGCTAA
- a CDS encoding GNAT family N-acetyltransferase: MQQGYYVGTDKAQLDVSLIHQVLVRSYWAKGISKGAVKTSIDNSLCFAAFNLNQQQVAFARVVSDYATVAYLADVFVLEEHQGKGLAKAMMHRIMAHPQLQDIRRFKLVCKDAQQLYRAFGFNPMSDPQIHMERG, encoded by the coding sequence ATGCAACAGGGATACTACGTAGGCACTGATAAAGCTCAGCTTGATGTGTCGTTAATTCACCAAGTATTGGTGCGAAGCTATTGGGCCAAGGGAATATCTAAAGGTGCTGTTAAAACTTCAATTGATAATTCTCTATGCTTTGCCGCATTCAATTTAAACCAACAGCAAGTTGCATTTGCTCGGGTTGTTTCAGATTATGCTACCGTCGCCTACTTAGCTGATGTTTTTGTGTTAGAAGAGCATCAAGGTAAGGGGTTAGCTAAAGCCATGATGCACCGTATTATGGCGCATCCTCAGTTGCAGGATATTCGTCGTTTTAAATTAGTTTGTAAAGATGCCCAGCAATTATATCGTGCCTTTGGGTTTAACCCGATGAGTGATCCGCAGATCCATATGGAGCGTGGTTAA
- a CDS encoding GNAT family N-acetyltransferase, whose translation MDIRLSDVTEPQVRALLEEHHQDMLCHSPVESVHTLDVSGLQAGDVSFWCLWLGDELAGCGALKQLNEQHAELKSMRTANAHLRKGVAAALLRHILDEALSRGYQKLSLETGSMEAFAPAWSLYQSFGFDFCGPFASYQADPYSKFMSKSLISAP comes from the coding sequence ATGGATATACGATTAAGCGACGTAACGGAGCCGCAAGTGCGCGCTTTATTGGAAGAACATCACCAAGATATGCTTTGTCACTCCCCGGTTGAAAGTGTTCATACTCTAGATGTGAGTGGCTTACAGGCCGGCGATGTGAGCTTTTGGTGTTTATGGTTAGGTGATGAATTGGCCGGCTGTGGCGCACTAAAGCAGCTCAATGAGCAACATGCAGAGCTTAAATCAATGCGCACTGCCAATGCTCATTTGCGAAAAGGGGTAGCAGCAGCGTTGCTGCGCCATATATTGGATGAGGCTCTATCTCGCGGTTATCAGAAATTAAGTTTAGAAACTGGCTCAATGGAGGCATTTGCCCCAGCTTGGTCTTTGTATCAGTCTTTTGGTTTTGATTTTTGTGGCCCTTTTGCTAGCTATCAAGCAGACCCTTACAGTAAGTTTATGAGTAAATCGTTAATCTCGGCGCCCTGA
- a CDS encoding glycoside hydrolase family 31 protein, giving the protein MARYGQLAAKSVVALLACIGSLSAYSAGPIWQSQILDEHTVVLTTGSPALNQFKPSLMLAASNLLSVPLSPITEEITSPWYNIIPEQHGQCLSLGDAAHAKQALSVLCIESQANNRWKLSLTKGGIKQVYGLGQQHNTQGKADGDWLGRKRLPGNRMGNAMVYQGEGAVGNTQIPIMYLLGEGKQNLALFFDHIEPLVFDFTNAPYQIQGKGQRARILLIAGENLADLRSRYLALTGRPPVPPKAMFGLWLSEYGFDNWQELDSKLASLQKAQFPLSGVVLDLQWFGGIKENAKHTQMGSLTWDENNFPKPKQKIADLKQRGIGVMVIEEPYIGGALNEYDSLAHAGALARSCKPPCMNPAYIKDNPWWGKGGMLDFSSEKGAAFWHDYRREALIDDGVIAHWTDLGEPEIYHRKAWYAGVDIDGEHKHDHASVHNLYNLLWSRSIHQGYIRNQRSQRPFIMSRSGTAGSQSYGVAMWSGDIGVNLANLRSHFNAQMHMSLSGIDYFGSDIGGFHGTPWDEQYTQWLATALFTDVPVRPHTLNLCNCKETAPDRMGDTVSNLFNIKQRYALNPYYYTLAHHAWREGKAVVAPLVYGYQEDPKARVNGSMKLIGDALLVALEAKDKAKTTAVYLPKGQWFDYRAKQMLSSNGGNFNQDLYVDEVYRLPLFVKAGHIIPRQAENNDLDLLIVLDEKGRAQGRLIEDDGSSIAYQQQQIQETDFKVDTTSQQLRIAILPAKGQYADSPLTRNYQLALVNLAVTQRVKAVSFNGKLLTQWQQQSNLLELQQQRVDVALGGEWLIEFVR; this is encoded by the coding sequence ATGGCTAGGTATGGGCAGTTAGCAGCTAAAAGTGTAGTGGCTTTGCTGGCATGTATTGGTAGTTTGTCGGCTTATTCAGCAGGCCCGATTTGGCAAAGCCAGATATTAGATGAGCACACAGTGGTGTTAACCACGGGTTCGCCAGCGCTTAACCAATTTAAGCCTAGCTTAATGCTCGCTGCATCCAATTTATTGTCGGTGCCCTTAAGTCCTATTACTGAGGAGATAACTAGTCCTTGGTACAACATCATCCCCGAGCAACATGGCCAGTGCTTATCGCTTGGTGATGCGGCACACGCAAAACAAGCCTTGAGCGTGCTTTGCATCGAATCACAGGCTAACAATCGCTGGAAGTTAAGCTTAACTAAAGGCGGTATTAAGCAAGTTTATGGTTTAGGACAACAGCACAATACTCAAGGGAAGGCCGATGGGGATTGGCTAGGTCGCAAACGTTTACCGGGTAACCGCATGGGTAACGCTATGGTATATCAAGGCGAAGGTGCAGTGGGTAATACCCAAATTCCTATCATGTATTTATTAGGCGAGGGTAAGCAAAATTTAGCCTTATTTTTTGACCATATTGAGCCGCTAGTGTTTGATTTTACAAACGCGCCTTATCAAATACAGGGCAAAGGCCAACGGGCTCGTATCCTATTAATTGCGGGTGAAAATCTTGCGGATTTACGTTCTCGTTATCTCGCGCTTACTGGTCGTCCGCCGGTACCGCCTAAAGCGATGTTTGGCTTATGGTTGTCGGAGTATGGCTTTGATAACTGGCAGGAGTTAGACAGCAAACTCGCTTCGCTACAAAAAGCGCAGTTTCCTTTGTCTGGAGTGGTTCTTGATCTGCAATGGTTTGGTGGCATAAAAGAAAATGCTAAACACACTCAAATGGGTTCTCTCACTTGGGATGAAAACAATTTCCCCAAGCCTAAACAAAAAATTGCCGATTTAAAGCAGCGTGGTATTGGAGTCATGGTGATTGAAGAACCTTACATCGGTGGCGCGCTTAATGAATACGATTCATTAGCGCATGCTGGTGCTCTAGCGCGTAGCTGCAAGCCACCTTGTATGAACCCTGCTTATATAAAAGATAACCCATGGTGGGGCAAAGGTGGCATGCTCGATTTTTCCAGTGAAAAAGGTGCTGCTTTTTGGCATGACTACCGTCGTGAAGCGTTAATTGATGATGGTGTTATTGCGCATTGGACCGATTTAGGTGAACCAGAAATTTATCACCGCAAAGCGTGGTACGCAGGTGTAGATATTGATGGCGAACATAAACATGACCACGCAAGTGTGCACAATCTTTACAATCTGCTTTGGAGTCGCAGCATTCACCAAGGTTACATACGCAACCAGCGTAGCCAACGGCCGTTTATTATGAGCCGTTCCGGCACTGCTGGCAGCCAATCATACGGGGTAGCAATGTGGTCGGGAGATATTGGCGTAAATCTAGCAAATTTGCGTAGCCATTTTAATGCCCAAATGCATATGAGCTTGTCTGGGATTGATTACTTTGGTTCTGATATTGGTGGTTTTCATGGCACACCATGGGATGAGCAATATACTCAATGGTTGGCTACTGCATTGTTTACTGATGTACCCGTTCGTCCCCACACACTTAACCTTTGTAATTGTAAAGAAACCGCACCAGACAGAATGGGCGATACCGTCAGTAATCTGTTCAACATAAAGCAGCGTTATGCTCTAAATCCTTATTATTACACGCTTGCACACCACGCTTGGCGAGAAGGTAAGGCGGTAGTCGCTCCCTTGGTTTATGGCTATCAAGAAGATCCAAAAGCCAGAGTGAATGGCTCAATGAAGTTGATAGGCGATGCCTTACTGGTTGCCTTGGAAGCTAAAGATAAGGCTAAAACGACCGCTGTTTATTTACCTAAAGGCCAATGGTTTGATTACCGTGCTAAGCAAATGCTCAGCAGCAATGGGGGGAACTTTAATCAAGATTTGTATGTTGATGAGGTATACCGCTTACCGTTGTTTGTAAAAGCGGGCCATATTATTCCTCGCCAAGCTGAAAATAACGACTTGGATTTATTAATTGTGCTAGACGAAAAAGGACGGGCGCAGGGGCGGTTAATTGAAGATGACGGCAGTAGCATTGCCTATCAGCAGCAACAAATCCAAGAGACTGACTTTAAGGTTGATACCACCAGCCAGCAGTTGCGGATCGCTATATTGCCTGCGAAGGGGCAATACGCTGATTCTCCTTTGACGCGTAACTATCAGTTGGCATTGGTAAACTTGGCGGTGACCCAGAGGGTTAAAGCAGTGAGTTTTAACGGTAAGCTACTGACACAATGGCAACAGCAATCCAATCTGCTAGAGCTACAACAGCAGCGAGTTGATGTTGCTTTAGGTGGCGAATGGTTGATTGAGTTTGTTCGATAA
- a CDS encoding alpha-amylase family glycosyl hydrolase, protein MFKHLLYGALPFAVLTALSGCSDAPEPEKELPTGEAKAENLLDMSSIAVDDQPALAKDWYKGAVFMEIFVRSYKDSDGDGIGDFKGLTSQLDYLTELGVEGIWLMPFSESSDKDHGYEVVDYRRIESDYGTREDFDEFLAQAHARGIGVIADYLINHSSGDNPVFIDANNNAGGKRDWYMWENTNPGWTNWSGSDSWHKGQYGYYYGIFQSNMPDYNFHNQEVLEFHYNNLRYWLNAGMDGFRFDAMAHLIENGPNQWAGQPENAAIMYGIQQLVMEDYQNRYMICEDSGNSLAATQTDFCGSAFSFYLNYSIMNTVKNGSTENSGISEWLVQPSLSSMGLLLANHDSFAGERIFEQVNGDEAKYRLATATLLTIPGQPFVYYGEEIGMGHTKNSGGDYLLRAPMSWTSEGGFTTGIPYRAIASNTANYNVAGQLADTNSLYHHYKKLIQLRKTTPALRSGDLSVLHVGEVLAYRRSVSTGDVLVVLNYSDSNQAVNIPLEESSAVLSPLAGFGSSPLTSSSAGELNLNLLPHEIRIYQY, encoded by the coding sequence ATGTTTAAACACCTACTGTATGGTGCGCTACCCTTTGCCGTGCTTACGGCACTGAGTGGCTGCTCAGACGCCCCCGAACCAGAAAAAGAACTGCCTACCGGCGAAGCTAAAGCCGAAAACTTATTAGATATGAGTAGCATCGCCGTAGACGATCAACCCGCTCTTGCCAAAGACTGGTACAAAGGTGCGGTATTTATGGAGATTTTTGTTCGGAGTTACAAAGACTCAGACGGTGATGGCATTGGCGATTTTAAAGGCCTCACCTCGCAACTGGATTACCTTACAGAGCTAGGCGTAGAAGGGATATGGCTAATGCCCTTTAGCGAAAGTTCAGATAAAGACCATGGCTATGAAGTCGTCGATTATCGTCGCATCGAAAGCGATTATGGTACTCGCGAGGATTTTGATGAGTTTTTGGCGCAAGCGCATGCCCGCGGCATTGGCGTAATCGCTGATTACCTAATCAACCACAGCTCGGGTGATAACCCAGTATTTATCGATGCCAATAACAATGCGGGGGGTAAACGAGATTGGTATATGTGGGAAAACACTAACCCTGGGTGGACAAATTGGTCTGGTTCAGACTCTTGGCATAAGGGGCAATACGGCTATTACTACGGAATATTCCAATCTAATATGCCAGATTACAACTTTCACAATCAGGAAGTGCTTGAGTTTCATTATAACAACTTACGCTACTGGCTAAATGCAGGAATGGATGGCTTCCGTTTTGATGCCATGGCTCATCTCATCGAAAATGGTCCCAACCAATGGGCAGGCCAACCCGAAAACGCCGCCATTATGTACGGTATTCAGCAACTGGTGATGGAAGACTATCAAAACCGCTATATGATTTGTGAAGACTCAGGTAATTCGCTAGCCGCCACCCAAACAGATTTTTGCGGTTCAGCTTTTTCCTTCTATCTCAATTATTCGATTATGAATACCGTTAAAAATGGTAGCACCGAGAATAGTGGGATAAGTGAATGGCTCGTGCAGCCTTCATTAAGCAGCATGGGCTTATTGTTAGCCAACCATGATAGTTTTGCAGGTGAACGCATCTTTGAACAGGTAAATGGTGACGAAGCTAAATACCGTTTAGCCACCGCCACTTTACTGACGATACCGGGCCAACCCTTTGTTTACTACGGGGAAGAAATTGGTATGGGGCATACCAAAAATAGTGGTGGTGATTACTTACTAAGAGCACCAATGAGTTGGACAAGCGAAGGAGGTTTTACCACCGGTATCCCTTATCGCGCGATAGCCAGCAATACTGCTAACTACAATGTGGCCGGCCAACTAGCTGACACTAACTCACTCTACCATCACTATAAAAAGCTCATTCAACTTCGCAAGACCACCCCCGCTTTACGTAGCGGAGACCTTAGTGTTTTACACGTAGGAGAAGTGCTCGCTTACCGCCGTTCAGTCTCAACAGGAGATGTTTTAGTCGTGCTGAATTACAGCGACAGCAACCAAGCGGTGAATATTCCTTTAGAGGAATCATCAGCGGTGTTAAGCCCGCTAGCCGGGTTTGGGTCTAGCCCTCTTACTAGCAGCTCTGCAGGCGAGCTTAATCTAAATCTGCTGCCACACGAGATAAGAATTTACCAATACTAA
- the rlmF gene encoding 23S rRNA (adenine(1618)-N(6))-methyltransferase RlmF yields MHDKKKAHPAIKSQLHPRNKHRQRYDFPALINSCPELQTFVAPNKYGDLSIDFFNPAAVLCLNKALLKHFYHIQDWKIPKHNLCPPIPGRVDYIHYLADLLASSNAGSIPRGNKVRCLDVGVGANCVYPLVGSSEYAWSFVGSDIDSDSLRSAGLIIAANPQLSSNIELRLQRRSQHIFQGMIQADDCFVATLCNPPFHASQAEALAGTQRKQSNLKASASNQKKLNFGGQSNELWCKGGELSFVKNMISESQLFATQSLWFTSLISKEANLKGVYQALKREGALQVETIKMGQGQKVSRFVAWTFVKPNEHASWLQAALTK; encoded by the coding sequence ATGCATGATAAAAAAAAGGCTCACCCCGCCATTAAAAGTCAGCTGCACCCTCGTAATAAACATCGACAACGGTATGATTTTCCGGCCTTAATCAATAGCTGTCCTGAGCTGCAAACTTTTGTTGCGCCTAATAAGTACGGCGATTTATCTATCGATTTCTTTAATCCTGCAGCGGTGCTTTGTTTAAATAAGGCCCTGCTAAAGCACTTCTATCACATACAAGATTGGAAAATACCAAAACATAATCTTTGTCCGCCAATTCCGGGGCGTGTTGATTACATCCATTACTTGGCCGATTTACTGGCTAGCAGCAATGCCGGTAGTATTCCGCGTGGCAATAAGGTGCGTTGTTTAGATGTGGGAGTGGGCGCGAACTGTGTTTACCCTTTGGTGGGTAGCAGTGAGTACGCTTGGTCGTTTGTCGGTTCAGATATTGATAGCGACTCATTGAGGTCTGCGGGCTTGATCATTGCGGCAAACCCACAACTAAGTAGCAATATAGAATTACGGCTACAACGGCGTAGTCAGCATATTTTTCAAGGTATGATACAAGCCGATGACTGTTTTGTTGCCACGTTGTGCAATCCCCCGTTTCATGCTTCACAAGCTGAAGCTTTGGCAGGGACTCAGCGTAAGCAGAGTAATTTAAAAGCCAGTGCCAGTAATCAGAAAAAGCTTAATTTTGGAGGCCAAAGTAACGAATTGTGGTGTAAGGGAGGGGAATTGAGCTTTGTCAAAAATATGATCAGCGAAAGCCAGTTATTTGCTACTCAATCCCTGTGGTTTACGAGTTTAATATCTAAAGAAGCTAACCTTAAAGGCGTTTATCAAGCCTTAAAGCGGGAGGGTGCTCTGCAAGTTGAAACGATTAAAATGGGACAAGGGCAAAAAGTCAGTCGTTTTGTTGCTTGGACGTTTGTTAAACCCAATGAGCATGCCAGTTGGCTGCAGGCAGCCCTCACGAAGTAG
- a CDS encoding PA4780 family RIO1-like protein kinase, translating into MKIPKRIQPLVDDGLVDEVKSQLMSGKEASVYIVRCGNEIRCAKVYKDATQRSFKQAVAYREGRKVRNSRRARAMEKGSGFGREQQEKVWQSAEVDALYKLAAAGVRVPEPYGCFDGVLLMELVTDDEGFVAPRLNDVLMTAEQALEDHEMMMRYVVRMLCVGLIHGDLSEFNVLVDEYGPVIIDLPQAVDAAANNNAEWMLARDVNNMRDYYGQYAPELLTTEYAKEIWALYEKGELTAGTELTGEFKQSDTVADIAAIMHEIDSAREEELLRRERINEAKHGVDESKFNWADTEQ; encoded by the coding sequence ATGAAAATACCTAAGAGAATACAGCCCTTAGTTGACGATGGTTTAGTTGACGAGGTTAAAAGCCAATTGATGAGCGGTAAAGAAGCTTCAGTGTATATCGTACGCTGTGGTAACGAAATCCGCTGTGCCAAGGTGTATAAAGACGCCACTCAGCGAAGCTTTAAACAAGCCGTCGCCTATCGAGAAGGGCGTAAAGTACGCAACAGTCGCCGTGCCCGGGCGATGGAAAAAGGTTCCGGGTTTGGTCGTGAGCAGCAAGAGAAAGTTTGGCAGAGTGCCGAAGTTGATGCTTTATATAAGCTAGCGGCGGCTGGTGTGAGAGTGCCTGAGCCTTACGGCTGTTTTGATGGTGTTTTACTGATGGAGTTAGTCACCGACGATGAAGGCTTCGTAGCGCCACGACTCAATGACGTATTGATGACCGCCGAGCAAGCGCTAGAAGACCATGAAATGATGATGCGTTATGTGGTGCGTATGCTCTGCGTAGGGTTGATCCATGGCGATTTGTCTGAATTTAATGTGCTAGTGGATGAATACGGTCCAGTGATCATTGACCTACCGCAAGCAGTCGACGCTGCAGCTAATAATAATGCAGAGTGGATGTTAGCGCGTGATGTGAACAATATGCGCGACTACTACGGCCAATACGCCCCCGAATTGTTGACGACCGAATACGCCAAAGAAATTTGGGCTTTGTATGAAAAAGGCGAACTAACTGCTGGTACCGAGCTGACCGGTGAGTTTAAACAAAGCGATACGGTGGCCGATATTGCGGCGATTATGCATGAAATTGATTCGGCTCGAGAAGAAGAGTTATTACGTCGTGAGCGAATTAACGAAGCCAAGCATGGCGTAGACGAAAGCAAGTTTAACTGGGCAGATACCGAGCAGTAA
- the ilvA gene encoding threonine ammonia-lyase, biosynthetic: MTQHLPSANEYLRRILLSPVYEIAQVTPLQDMTKLSKRMANHILLKREDRQSVHSFKLRGAYNKIAQLSEQQRQRGVIAASAGNHAQGVAMSAQRLNISAIIVMPTTTPDIKVDSVRAMGADVRLVGDNFDEASHYCKQLAAEHAYTLIPPFDDVDVIAGQGTIGKELLEQDMHLNAVFVPVGGGGIAAGVSVYIKQLMPQVKIIGVEAEDSACLTAALAAGKPTPLERVGLFADGVAVKLVGSETFRLCQQYLDEVITVNSDEICAAVKDIFEDTRAISEPSGALALAGLKAYAQRHKLTDQRLAAVLSGANVNFHNLRYVSERTELGEKKEAVLAVNIPERQGAYLEFVEHLGGRAITEFNYRYANDQQASIFVGIRVSNSDKELPLLLERLDSSGYHVANLSDDELAKQHVRYMVGGRPGKRLNERLYSFEFPEQPGALLKFLRTLGSHWNITLFHYRNHGSAYGRVLAGFEFQDSDKQAFTEHLAQLGFDYRDESDNTAYQFFLAHQD, encoded by the coding sequence ATGACGCAACACTTACCCAGTGCTAACGAATACCTTCGTCGCATATTACTCTCGCCAGTATATGAAATAGCCCAAGTCACCCCGCTACAAGATATGACTAAATTATCTAAGCGGATGGCTAATCATATTTTGCTGAAGCGTGAAGATCGCCAATCGGTGCATTCGTTTAAACTACGTGGTGCCTACAACAAAATCGCTCAACTCAGCGAACAACAACGCCAACGCGGAGTGATTGCTGCATCGGCAGGTAACCACGCCCAAGGCGTGGCCATGTCGGCGCAACGTCTCAATATTTCCGCCATCATCGTAATGCCTACCACCACTCCCGACATTAAAGTTGATTCAGTGCGAGCTATGGGCGCTGACGTGCGCTTAGTCGGTGACAATTTCGATGAGGCTAGCCACTACTGCAAACAACTAGCAGCAGAACACGCTTATACCTTGATCCCTCCCTTTGATGACGTAGACGTGATCGCAGGCCAAGGCACTATAGGCAAAGAGTTGCTTGAACAAGACATGCATCTAAATGCGGTATTTGTACCGGTGGGCGGCGGCGGCATAGCTGCAGGTGTGTCGGTTTACATTAAGCAACTGATGCCACAGGTTAAAATCATTGGTGTAGAAGCCGAAGACTCCGCTTGTTTAACCGCTGCGCTAGCTGCTGGTAAGCCCACCCCGCTTGAACGAGTGGGTCTATTCGCCGACGGCGTAGCTGTGAAGTTAGTGGGCAGCGAAACCTTTCGCCTTTGTCAACAATATCTCGATGAAGTGATTACCGTTAACTCTGACGAAATTTGTGCCGCGGTTAAAGATATTTTTGAAGATACCCGCGCCATATCAGAGCCCTCTGGGGCCCTAGCACTGGCAGGTTTAAAAGCCTATGCCCAGCGGCATAAACTAACAGACCAACGCTTAGCAGCTGTATTATCTGGTGCTAACGTAAACTTTCATAATCTACGTTACGTATCAGAGCGCACCGAATTAGGAGAGAAAAAAGAGGCAGTATTAGCGGTTAATATCCCAGAGCGCCAAGGCGCTTATTTAGAGTTTGTCGAACACTTAGGTGGGCGCGCCATCACCGAGTTCAACTACCGTTACGCAAACGACCAACAAGCAAGTATCTTTGTCGGTATTCGAGTCAGTAATAGCGATAAAGAGTTGCCACTATTATTAGAGAGGCTAGACAGTAGCGGCTATCACGTTGCCAACCTCAGTGATGACGAGCTAGCCAAGCAACATGTGCGCTACATGGTGGGCGGACGCCCCGGTAAAAGGCTAAACGAACGCCTCTATAGCTTTGAGTTTCCTGAACAACCGGGCGCCTTGCTTAAGTTTTTACGTACCTTAGGTTCACACTGGAACATCACCCTATTTCATTACCGTAACCATGGCTCGGCTTATGGTCGCGTCTTAGCAGGCTTTGAATTTCAAGACAGTGACAAACAAGCCTTCACTGAGCATTTAGCGCAACTAGGCTTTGATTACCGCGACGAAAGTGACAATACCGCCTATCAGTTTTTTCTTGCCCATCAAGATTAA